The following are encoded in a window of Nilaparvata lugens isolate BPH chromosome 13, ASM1435652v1, whole genome shotgun sequence genomic DNA:
- the LOC120354100 gene encoding uncharacterized protein LOC120354100, with product MDKSMEKFLTRKEDSSIRAWRRKACDRDVWRAFVREAKAHIELEDGACALREEGGWHTTRHNRHERWPVLVKLDLLEDVVVNDDEEQDTSQDSSSLDQSADPNTGTLGRGHFYLPLDSDDQLMAGSADSQLTAADGQLMRQRRAATLPARGTSDRLMPGYQHIRSYSESKADEECPSGDSR from the exons ATGGATAAGAGCATGGAGAAGTTCCTGACTCGTAAGGAAGACTCTTCAATAAGAGCATGGAGACGAAAGGCATGTGACCGTGATGTGTGGAGGGCTTTTGTGCGAGAGGCTAAAGCTCACATCGAGCT CGAGGACGGCGCATGCGCATTGAGGGAAGAAGGAGGTTGGCATACTACCAGACATAATCGACACGAGAGATGGCCTGTCCTGGTCAAGTTGGATCTGCTGGAAGATGTGGTCGTCAATGATGATGAGGAACAG GACACAAGTCAAGACAGCTCGAGCCTGGACCAATCAGCTGATCCCAACACTGGCACTCTAGGCAGGGGTCACTTCTACCTGCCGCTGGACAGCGACGATCAGCTGATGGCTGGATCAGCTGATTCCCAGCTGACTGCAGCTGATGGCCAGCTGATGCGACAGCGTAGGGCGGCCACTCTGCCAGCTAGAGGCACCAGTGATAGACTGATGCCTGGGTATCAGCATATACGAAGCTATAGTGAGAGCAAAGCTGATGAGGAGTGTCCCAGTGGTGATTCCAGGTAA